One window from the genome of Pseudomonas sp. L5B5 encodes:
- a CDS encoding AAA family ATPase — MLIVFSGLPGTGKTTIARTLAPRLEATYLRIDSIEQGLRDAGLAEVGKAGYLIALQLAEANLALGNRVLADCVNPVADSRAAWQALAHKLEVGLLEVEVVCSDLQEHRRRVESRRPDVPGLLAPTWPSVLAHDYQAWDRPRLVLDTALLAPEQAVCKILAQLPGAPRTPAA, encoded by the coding sequence ATGCTGATCGTTTTTTCAGGTTTGCCAGGAACCGGCAAGACCACCATCGCCCGCACGCTGGCCCCACGCCTGGAGGCCACCTACCTGCGGATCGACAGCATCGAGCAGGGATTGCGCGATGCCGGCCTGGCGGAGGTCGGCAAGGCCGGCTACCTGATTGCCCTGCAACTGGCCGAGGCCAACCTGGCGCTGGGCAATCGGGTGCTGGCCGACTGCGTCAACCCGGTGGCCGACAGCCGTGCGGCCTGGCAGGCCCTGGCGCACAAACTGGAGGTGGGACTGCTGGAGGTCGAGGTGGTGTGTTCCGACCTTCAGGAACACCGGCGCCGGGTCGAGAGCCGGCGCCCGGATGTGCCAGGCCTGCTGGCCCCCACCTGGCCATCGGTGCTCGCCCACGATTATCAAGCCTGGGACCGGCCGCGGCTGGTGCTGGACACCGCGCTGCTGGCGCCGGAGCAGGCGGTGTGCAAGATCCTCGCGCAGTTGCCCGGGGCTCCGCGGACACCGGCCGCCTGA
- a CDS encoding AraC family transcriptional regulator, translating into MPKAAQHLHLPPFSQDLPAPVFFRTANLPAHATYPRHSHPWGEFVYAYRGVMEIELDDHHYLAPPQYGIWLPPNVEHVGFNHQEACHCSLYLSPELCGALPARHCALSLSPLVLALLDDLRQDPPGLPQSPEQQRLLQVLVDKLGQASCAGSYLPSSADPLLGPVLRRLKANPGDPRSLAELAHAANTSERTLVRRSQKELGMSLLEWRQRLKVVQALALLERGQTVETIGLDLGYSSASAFIGMFRRMMGTTPDEYRRQCMGRD; encoded by the coding sequence ATGCCCAAAGCCGCGCAACACCTGCACCTGCCACCGTTCAGCCAGGACCTGCCGGCGCCGGTGTTCTTTCGCACCGCCAACCTGCCGGCCCACGCCACCTACCCTCGGCACAGCCATCCCTGGGGCGAGTTCGTCTACGCCTACCGGGGCGTGATGGAGATCGAGCTGGACGACCATCACTACCTGGCGCCGCCGCAATACGGCATCTGGTTGCCGCCGAATGTCGAGCATGTGGGTTTCAACCACCAGGAGGCCTGCCACTGCTCGCTGTACCTGAGCCCGGAGCTGTGCGGTGCCCTGCCCGCGCGCCACTGTGCCCTGAGCCTCAGCCCGCTGGTGCTGGCGTTGCTGGACGATCTGCGCCAGGACCCGCCCGGCCTGCCGCAAAGCCCGGAGCAGCAGCGCTTGCTGCAAGTGCTGGTGGACAAGCTCGGCCAGGCATCCTGCGCCGGCAGCTACCTGCCCTCCTCCGCCGACCCGCTGCTGGGCCCGGTGCTGCGCAGGCTCAAGGCCAACCCTGGCGATCCGCGCTCCCTGGCGGAGCTGGCCCATGCCGCCAACACCAGCGAGCGCACCCTGGTGCGCCGCAGCCAGAAGGAACTGGGCATGTCGCTGCTCGAATGGCGCCAGCGCCTGAAGGTGGTCCAGGCCCTGGCCCTGCTGGAACGCGGCCAGACCGTGGAAACCATCGGCCTGGACCTGGGCTACAGCAGCGCTTCGGCCTTCATCGGCATGTTCCGGCGCATGATGGGCACCACCCCGGACGAATACCGCCGGCAATGCATGGGACGCGACTGA
- a CDS encoding EamA family transporter, whose translation MKVEVLLGHWLARVSPIWLVVISILSVQVGTAIAIHLFHAVPASGAAFYNAFFSALVLGSFSWRAKIQWHARNVLLALGFGFSIAGMFLSFFYAVELIPMAIGSTIEFMGPLALSVLFARRASHFFYIFLAMAGVLALAPELGTSLNRLGVVYAVLSAVFWAIFVLLSPRISKAFEGESGLAIGMAIACAFIFPFAWLDNGLGSVAPSILLGEFLMAFFSTILPLSLEYYALRRLSARSFGVLVSMEPAASALVAFVVLSQPIYPRMAVAVVAVTIAAIGITLSDARKHSS comes from the coding sequence CGTTATCTCTATTTTGTCTGTACAGGTTGGCACTGCTATTGCGATACACCTATTTCATGCAGTCCCGGCAAGTGGTGCGGCATTTTACAATGCATTTTTTTCAGCCCTCGTATTGGGGAGTTTTTCCTGGCGAGCAAAAATCCAGTGGCATGCCCGGAATGTTTTATTAGCACTGGGATTTGGTTTTTCTATCGCCGGAATGTTTCTCTCTTTTTTCTACGCGGTAGAGCTGATTCCGATGGCGATTGGTTCAACCATAGAGTTCATGGGGCCGTTGGCGTTATCTGTGTTGTTTGCTAGGCGTGCCTCACATTTTTTTTATATCTTTCTGGCTATGGCAGGTGTACTGGCCTTGGCTCCCGAGTTGGGTACCAGTCTCAACAGGCTTGGTGTGGTTTACGCCGTTTTGTCGGCAGTATTCTGGGCTATTTTTGTCTTATTGAGCCCGAGAATTTCTAAGGCGTTTGAAGGCGAATCCGGGTTGGCAATCGGGATGGCCATTGCCTGTGCTTTTATCTTTCCCTTTGCTTGGCTGGACAACGGATTGGGGAGTGTCGCACCGAGCATCTTGCTAGGTGAGTTCTTGATGGCCTTTTTTTCTACAATACTGCCATTGTCCCTCGAGTATTATGCGTTGCGCCGCTTATCGGCGCGCTCATTCGGTGTTCTTGTATCGATGGAGCCCGCCGCCTCCGCCTTGGTTGCTTTTGTGGTTCTATCTCAACCTATCTATCCACGTATGGCCGTTGCTGTTGTTGCGGTAACCATCGCTGCCATCGGAATCACACTTTCAGACGCGAGAAAGCACTCCAGTTAA
- a CDS encoding ArsR/SmtB family transcription factor, whose translation MNAEQNDRGVSQVAAAIAEPARTRMLCALMDGHARTSTELAAIAEVSASTASVHLAKLKDAGLLRVQVQGRHRYYSLGDPLVARALEALMVIGQGREQRFMPRTPDRLQFARTCYDHLAGTLGVQLHDRLFEAGWLQEDDEGYRVSEAGVEFFRGLDIDVVALAALRRRFACSCLDWSMRRPHLGGALGAALLQALLQRKWLVRDLDSRALALTGTGGRAISKRFGLALIQPDRPLSASASLELQSLGG comes from the coding sequence ATGAATGCCGAGCAGAACGACCGGGGTGTGTCACAGGTGGCGGCGGCCATCGCTGAACCGGCCCGTACCCGCATGTTGTGTGCATTGATGGACGGCCACGCCCGCACCAGCACCGAGCTGGCGGCCATTGCCGAGGTCAGTGCCTCGACGGCCAGCGTGCACCTGGCCAAGCTCAAGGACGCAGGCCTGCTGCGGGTGCAGGTCCAGGGCCGGCATCGCTACTACAGCCTTGGCGATCCGCTGGTGGCCCGGGCCCTGGAGGCGCTGATGGTGATCGGCCAGGGCCGCGAGCAGCGCTTCATGCCGCGCACGCCGGATCGCCTGCAGTTCGCGCGGACCTGCTACGACCACCTGGCGGGCACCTTGGGCGTGCAGTTGCATGACCGCTTGTTCGAGGCCGGTTGGTTGCAGGAGGACGACGAGGGGTACCGGGTCAGCGAGGCCGGCGTCGAGTTCTTCCGTGGGCTGGACATCGATGTGGTCGCCCTCGCAGCCTTGCGTCGGCGCTTCGCCTGCAGTTGCCTGGACTGGAGCATGCGCCGTCCGCACCTGGGTGGCGCCCTGGGGGCCGCACTCCTGCAAGCCTTGCTGCAGCGCAAATGGCTGGTCCGCGACCTGGACAGCCGGGCCCTGGCCTTGACCGGCACCGGCGGGCGGGCCATCAGCAAGCGTTTCGGCTTGGCCCTGATCCAGCCCGACCGGCCACTCTCGGCCTCGGCCAGCTTAGAGTTGCAGAGCCTCGGCGGCTGA